The following proteins are co-located in the Armatimonadota bacterium genome:
- a CDS encoding Bax inhibitor-1/YccA family protein, whose protein sequence is MSDQRQNPWIRSSNPTTNERAFDRMEAVSSEPMTVRGAIQKTGILLALLIPCAVVGFIFPNMLAAIAAALVAFGLAIAIAFKPNLAPSLAPAYAVLEGYFVGAVSFMYTVAMAKSQYANAVPIASAGTMVTLGIMLLLYTTRVIKVTETLRGVVIGLTCAVAIFYLISLVASLLMPGVPQTWAMHGSGPIGIGFSVFVIGLAAFNFLLDFDFIERGVERGMPKQFEWYAGFGILVTIVWLYLEILRLLSKLSKR, encoded by the coding sequence ATGAGCGATCAACGACAAAACCCCTGGATTCGCAGTAGCAATCCGACGACAAACGAACGAGCCTTTGATCGAATGGAGGCTGTGAGCTCCGAGCCGATGACGGTTCGAGGCGCGATTCAAAAGACCGGAATTTTGCTGGCCCTTCTGATTCCTTGTGCTGTTGTCGGCTTCATTTTTCCGAACATGTTGGCCGCGATTGCCGCTGCTTTAGTGGCATTTGGACTGGCGATTGCAATCGCATTCAAGCCAAATCTCGCCCCTTCTTTGGCACCTGCATATGCTGTTCTCGAAGGATATTTCGTTGGTGCTGTCTCGTTCATGTACACCGTGGCGATGGCAAAGTCACAGTACGCCAACGCGGTGCCAATCGCGTCCGCAGGAACAATGGTCACTCTGGGCATCATGTTGCTGCTGTACACGACTCGCGTGATCAAGGTCACCGAAACGCTGCGCGGTGTCGTGATCGGTTTGACGTGCGCGGTAGCGATTTTCTATCTCATTAGCCTTGTTGCTTCGCTGTTGATGCCGGGAGTACCGCAGACTTGGGCGATGCACGGATCTGGCCCGATCGGCATCGGCTTCTCGGTGTTCGTGATCGGACTGGCTGCGTTCAACTTTTTGCTGGATTTTGACTTCATCGAACGCGGCGTCGAACGTGGAATGCCGAAGCAATTCGAATGGTACGCCGGATTCGGAATCCTGGTCACCATCGTATGGCTGTACCTCGAAATCCTTCGCCTGCTGAGCAAGCTTAGCAAGCGCTAA
- the rpsN gene encoding 30S ribosomal protein S14 has translation MAKECLIQKQKKLSAKWEKLHAEEMQILALPADKREEALKAFNERRIKNRMYRTRNYNRCSITGRPKGYSRYFGVCRQVLREMAHQGMLPGVTKSSW, from the coding sequence ATGGCAAAAGAATGTCTCATCCAAAAGCAAAAGAAGCTTTCCGCTAAGTGGGAAAAGCTTCATGCGGAAGAAATGCAGATTCTAGCGTTGCCTGCTGATAAGCGTGAAGAAGCGCTGAAGGCATTTAACGAGCGACGAATCAAGAATCGCATGTATCGAACGCGCAACTACAATCGATGCTCAATCACCGGCCGACCAAAGGGGTACTCACGTTATTTCGGCGTGTGCCGCCAGGTCTTGCGAGAAATGGCACACCAGGGCATGTTGCCCGGCGTGACAAAGTCGAGCTGGTAA
- a CDS encoding NTP transferase domain-containing protein, translating to MTQWGVVILAGGLVKDPLASALGTPQKALAKFGGRSSLERTIESVRDAGITQIVVVGCECDLQISGNMPDHGTAAKNAVAGARALAEFGVSRLLILPADQPLMTGAAIRDFVDRLDSRTILGEFYAAGLARLTDFRKMYPTATATPIRLRDGAFLSGGLFAGTLEAIFSCENLVAEFRKSRKSQIKMVARVGLDVLIRFVFRRVTLAEAESRLERLMRHQCILISDCHPSTVLDFDNIQEYEEIKVIFNQMVSASSQST from the coding sequence ATGACCCAGTGGGGTGTTGTGATCTTGGCAGGCGGGTTAGTCAAGGACCCGTTGGCCTCAGCGCTCGGCACACCGCAAAAGGCCCTTGCGAAATTTGGCGGACGTTCAAGTTTGGAGCGGACCATCGAATCGGTCAGAGACGCCGGAATCACCCAGATTGTAGTTGTGGGCTGTGAATGTGACTTGCAGATTTCTGGAAACATGCCCGACCACGGCACTGCTGCCAAAAACGCTGTCGCAGGCGCACGTGCCTTAGCTGAGTTTGGAGTCTCAAGGTTATTAATCCTTCCGGCCGATCAGCCGCTGATGACTGGGGCGGCGATTCGAGATTTCGTAGATCGGCTTGATTCTCGAACGATTCTTGGCGAATTCTACGCCGCTGGCCTGGCCAGGCTTACCGATTTCCGAAAGATGTACCCAACCGCAACGGCGACTCCGATACGCCTCCGTGACGGGGCCTTTCTTTCCGGCGGATTGTTCGCTGGGACGCTAGAAGCCATCTTTTCTTGCGAAAACCTTGTTGCGGAATTCAGAAAGAGCCGCAAGTCGCAAATCAAGATGGTGGCCAGGGTTGGACTCGATGTCTTGATACGATTTGTCTTCAGACGTGTAACCCTTGCCGAGGCCGAATCCCGCTTAGAACGGTTGATGCGGCATCAGTGTATTCTCATTTCGGACTGCCACCCGAGTACCGTGCTCGACTTCGACAACATCCAGGAGTATGAAGAAATCAAGGTGATATTTAACCAAATGGTTAGCGCTTCGTCGCAAAGTACATAG
- a CDS encoding transporter encodes MQFVIQLFSANPLLTLFFVAGVGFVLGKIKLLSVQLGVAAVLFTGLAVGALDPSIKLPDVLQNLGLVLFVYTLGLSSGPGFFRSFKRRGIQTTVLTLGSLLLTAFIWVAMARTLNLSPGTAAGGFTGSLTNTAALAAVMEISGGSSEPAVGYAITYPAGVVGLILVLIGLAAWSRKKGNLAPPPKEDLINRTLVVKQPGAIGKTISEVVDEHNLTIIFGRILRGGNLHLANSHEKLELGDLITTVGTPEETFRTAEILGEVSKERLEFDRREFDYRRIFVSNPDVFGKSLAELDLPTRFNATVTRLSRGDIEILPDGHTVLEPGDRVRVLTRRENLSLISKELGDSYKALSEVDVMSFALGIAIGLLIGLIEVPLPGGISFKLGVAGGPLVASLVLGALHRTGPIHWGLSFNANLTLRQIGLILFLAGVGIRSGYAFRDSMAAGTGLPVFLVGCAATVISAAIYLLIANKLFGLSGATLMGMASAIHTQPAALSFSAEQTNSDAPNVGYATVFPIASVSKIILAQLIYQFLK; translated from the coding sequence ATGCAATTTGTGATCCAGCTGTTTTCGGCGAACCCTCTGCTTACGCTGTTCTTTGTCGCTGGGGTTGGATTCGTTCTAGGCAAAATCAAACTACTATCGGTCCAATTGGGCGTAGCCGCAGTGCTATTCACCGGACTTGCTGTTGGCGCACTAGATCCTTCCATCAAGCTCCCGGATGTCTTGCAGAACCTAGGCCTTGTGCTGTTTGTGTACACACTCGGCCTGAGTTCTGGACCTGGTTTCTTTCGGTCGTTCAAGCGCAGAGGAATCCAGACGACAGTTCTAACGCTTGGCTCTCTGCTGCTGACCGCCTTCATTTGGGTGGCAATGGCACGAACGCTGAACCTCTCTCCTGGCACCGCCGCTGGAGGATTCACCGGCAGTTTGACCAACACTGCCGCTCTCGCCGCGGTCATGGAAATTTCGGGCGGTAGTTCTGAGCCAGCGGTGGGATATGCCATCACTTATCCGGCTGGCGTGGTCGGATTGATCTTGGTACTGATCGGATTAGCGGCCTGGTCTCGCAAGAAAGGCAATCTCGCACCACCTCCTAAAGAGGATTTGATTAACCGGACTTTGGTTGTCAAGCAACCTGGCGCGATTGGCAAAACTATTTCGGAAGTCGTCGATGAGCACAACCTCACGATCATTTTTGGACGAATTTTGCGTGGTGGCAACCTTCATCTAGCCAATAGCCATGAGAAGCTCGAATTGGGCGACTTGATCACCACCGTGGGCACCCCCGAGGAGACGTTTCGAACCGCAGAAATCCTCGGGGAAGTCAGCAAAGAACGGCTTGAATTTGATCGACGTGAGTTCGACTATCGCCGAATATTCGTCAGCAATCCGGACGTGTTCGGGAAGTCGCTAGCAGAACTTGACCTCCCAACTCGTTTCAACGCAACTGTGACTCGCCTCAGCCGCGGAGATATCGAGATTCTCCCTGACGGTCACACCGTGCTCGAACCTGGCGACCGTGTGCGCGTTTTGACCCGTCGCGAGAACTTGTCACTCATCAGCAAGGAACTCGGAGATTCGTACAAAGCGCTCAGTGAAGTCGATGTAATGAGCTTCGCACTCGGGATCGCGATCGGTCTGTTAATCGGATTAATCGAGGTCCCACTGCCAGGGGGCATCTCGTTCAAATTGGGTGTCGCAGGCGGTCCGCTCGTCGCGTCGCTCGTGCTTGGAGCGCTACACCGCACCGGGCCGATTCATTGGGGCTTGAGCTTCAACGCCAATCTGACGCTGCGGCAGATTGGGCTCATTTTGTTCTTGGCAGGAGTCGGAATCCGTTCCGGCTACGCCTTTCGAGATTCTATGGCGGCCGGCACTGGCCTCCCAGTGTTTTTGGTGGGATGCGCCGCGACAGTCATATCTGCGGCAATCTACCTTTTGATCGCGAACAAACTTTTTGGACTCAGTGGCGCAACGCTCATGGGGATGGCCTCGGCGATTCACACGCAGCCTGCCGCGCTGAGCTTCTCCGCCGAACAAACCAACAGCGACGCTCCTAATGTGGGCTATGCGACGGTTTTTCCGATTGCCAGCGTCAGCAAGATCATCCTTGCTCAGCTCATCTACCAATTCTTGAAGTAG
- a CDS encoding methyltransferase domain-containing protein, translating into MEPRSWREFFESHAPHYDQNPFTKNTLVECQFLIEKMKLKPKMRLLDVGCGTGRHAIELAKAGVEVTGIDISPAMLSVAREKAAEAGVNVEWIEADATAWQSPGSFDAAICLCEGGFGLVNHNEDPVTHDLNILRNISASLKPGSPFILTALNGYSIIRRVTDEHVEQQSFDPATMDMIYIDEMNLPEGPTPMLIRERLFIPPEVKSMMFHAGFEVSNVWGGTAGNWGERPLLMDEIEAMYFATKR; encoded by the coding sequence ATCGAACCCCGCTCTTGGCGCGAATTCTTCGAGAGCCACGCCCCGCATTACGATCAAAATCCGTTCACAAAGAACACTTTGGTCGAGTGCCAATTCCTCATCGAAAAGATGAAACTGAAGCCAAAAATGCGACTCCTTGATGTCGGATGTGGAACGGGCAGGCACGCGATCGAACTCGCGAAGGCCGGTGTAGAAGTAACTGGGATCGACATTAGTCCGGCGATGCTTTCGGTCGCTCGGGAAAAGGCTGCCGAAGCTGGCGTCAACGTCGAGTGGATTGAAGCCGATGCAACCGCCTGGCAAAGTCCAGGCAGTTTTGACGCCGCGATTTGTCTTTGTGAAGGCGGATTCGGCCTCGTCAACCACAACGAGGATCCAGTCACTCACGATCTCAATATTCTAAGGAACATATCTGCGAGCTTGAAGCCAGGATCGCCGTTCATCCTAACCGCCTTAAACGGATATTCGATCATCCGCCGAGTGACCGATGAGCATGTCGAACAACAGAGCTTTGATCCAGCGACGATGGACATGATCTACATCGACGAAATGAATCTCCCAGAAGGCCCGACCCCCATGCTCATCCGAGAACGACTTTTCATTCCACCTGAAGTCAAGTCCATGATGTTTCACGCCGGATTCGAAGTTTCGAATGTCTGGGGCGGAACGGCAGGAAATTGGGGCGAGAGGCCGTTGTTGATGGATGAAATTGAAGCTATGTACTTTGCGACGAAGCGCTAA
- a CDS encoding GNAT family N-acetyltransferase gives MVKLHELTSRNDPHEAVAWKILESNFPREELEERDVVLGEIGTAHGHRIWLVHSLEGKIAGVVRGKLLPKLGCGWIVHMALTPDYRGMNLGTSMVQAAIDSLRRLAENQNSVYAGTLFEVEIIDDTIPLAVVPIRKKRLEFFEKLGTTILTDHYWQPPTRPDTDWIRMNLILKAEPRLTLSRETLIRGFYQEAFAVAENHPKVIQALA, from the coding sequence ATGGTCAAACTTCACGAACTCACCAGCAGAAATGATCCTCACGAGGCAGTCGCCTGGAAGATATTGGAATCCAATTTCCCTCGCGAGGAGTTAGAGGAGCGCGATGTAGTGCTGGGTGAGATCGGCACTGCACACGGACATCGAATCTGGTTGGTCCACTCGCTGGAAGGAAAGATTGCTGGGGTCGTTCGAGGCAAGCTGCTTCCCAAATTAGGCTGCGGTTGGATTGTCCATATGGCGCTGACACCCGATTACCGAGGCATGAATCTCGGCACATCGATGGTTCAGGCCGCCATCGATAGCCTAAGGCGACTCGCCGAGAACCAAAATTCTGTTTATGCTGGCACGCTCTTTGAAGTAGAAATCATCGACGACACCATCCCTTTGGCGGTGGTTCCGATCCGTAAAAAGCGCCTTGAGTTCTTTGAGAAGCTCGGTACGACGATCCTCACCGATCATTACTGGCAACCGCCAACACGGCCAGATACCGATTGGATCCGAATGAACCTGATCTTAAAAGCAGAACCGCGCCTCACGCTTTCGCGTGAGACGCTGATTCGGGGATTCTATCAAGAGGCTTTTGCCGTCGCTGAGAATCACCCAAAAGTGATTCAAGCGCTCGCTTAG
- the maf gene encoding septum formation protein Maf, translated as MRIKYPVVLASQSPRRQELLKALVPEFTIDVPDVDEDALTLSDPAQTAQRLAKEKALVVFERHPDSLVIAGDTVVCLDNTQLAKPVDQADACRMLGLLSGRTHTVITGLALRWPGGLIAITDSTEVTFRTLSASEIEDYVATGEPMDKAGAYGIQAGGGTFIESVKGSVNNVIGLPTEKLQEALQQVK; from the coding sequence ATGCGAATTAAGTACCCCGTTGTGCTTGCGAGCCAATCTCCCAGGAGGCAGGAACTGCTCAAAGCACTCGTGCCCGAATTCACGATCGATGTCCCGGATGTGGACGAAGACGCTTTGACCCTGAGTGATCCAGCACAAACCGCACAGAGGCTGGCGAAAGAGAAGGCACTCGTCGTCTTTGAGCGGCACCCAGACTCACTCGTCATTGCCGGGGATACCGTTGTTTGTCTGGACAACACACAACTCGCCAAGCCAGTCGATCAGGCGGACGCTTGCCGGATGCTCGGGCTCCTTTCAGGGCGCACCCATACGGTAATCACCGGTTTAGCACTGCGATGGCCAGGCGGTTTGATCGCGATCACCGATTCGACCGAAGTCACTTTTCGCACGCTTTCAGCATCAGAAATCGAGGATTACGTCGCGACGGGAGAACCAATGGACAAAGCTGGCGCGTATGGGATTCAGGCCGGTGGAGGCACATTTATCGAATCTGTCAAAGGCTCGGTCAACAATGTAATCGGGCTCCCCACAGAAAAACTGCAGGAAGCCCTTCAACAGGTTAAATAG
- a CDS encoding 6,7-dimethyl-8-ribityllumazine synthase has product MKLVGKVDASGKRFGIVVGRWNELVTKQLLEGALETLEASGAEESIVVQVPGSWEIPIACQALIERGDISGVIALGCILQGQTTHAQLLASDVSKSLMNLQTQTGIPIGYGILTPEDQDQALDRSGLKLGNKGREAAASTIEMATLLEMIRPED; this is encoded by the coding sequence ATGAAACTGGTTGGGAAGGTTGACGCTTCGGGCAAGCGATTTGGAATTGTTGTGGGGCGCTGGAATGAGCTTGTGACCAAGCAACTCCTGGAGGGTGCACTCGAGACCCTCGAAGCTTCCGGCGCTGAAGAGTCGATCGTGGTCCAAGTTCCTGGAAGCTGGGAAATTCCGATCGCTTGTCAGGCATTGATCGAGCGCGGCGATATCAGCGGCGTAATCGCTCTCGGATGCATTTTGCAAGGTCAAACCACCCATGCACAGTTGCTTGCTTCGGATGTAAGCAAGTCACTGATGAACTTGCAAACCCAAACCGGAATTCCGATTGGATACGGCATCTTGACCCCCGAAGATCAAGATCAAGCGCTTGATCGTTCAGGTCTAAAGCTGGGTAACAAGGGTCGAGAAGCAGCAGCGTCCACCATTGAGATGGCAACGTTGCTCGAAATGATCCGCCCAGAAGATTGA
- a CDS encoding menaquinone biosynthesis decarboxylase gives MAYQDFQHFLEVLTQKRELKTVSLPISPYLEITEIADRAMKSAGPALFFNNVVGPKHRMGTPNPKSAVMNYPSIHDSASQFFGASFVSGNPSPSPDSDQMVNYKYPVAINTMGSRKRMSLALSCDDFEEHADRIRKLLKAPSDMPKSLTEKLKMAFELGGEVKTTAPKLVGSGLCQEVVMMGDEVDLTQFPILTCWPEDGGPYVTLPLVFTHDPSTGKRNVGMYRVQLYDKNTCGMHWQMHKTGMRQMEDAGAAGKNRFEVAVVLGGDPVYNFCAISPLPPGIDEMVFAGFLRRENVRTVKCKTVDVEVPADAEIVIEGYVDPSERRIEGPFGDHTGYYSLAGDFPVLHVTAVTMRKQPVWPATIVGIPPMEDGWMGKAVERIFMPMIQLTVPEIVDMNLPVDACFHNVAFISIKKKYPGHAYKIMNAVWGLGQLAFTKMVFVFDEDTNVQDIGEVLFRLGANCDPMRDVMISRGPVDQLDHASVAEGFGGKIGFDCTHKWPGENGFSRDYPKLIKMSSDVKSKIDSIWDQLGI, from the coding sequence ATGGCATATCAAGATTTCCAGCATTTTCTTGAAGTTCTGACCCAAAAACGAGAGCTGAAAACCGTTTCGCTTCCGATCAGCCCGTATCTGGAGATCACAGAAATCGCTGATCGTGCCATGAAATCCGCAGGCCCCGCGTTGTTTTTCAACAACGTCGTTGGCCCAAAACACCGCATGGGCACTCCGAATCCCAAGAGTGCAGTGATGAATTACCCCTCGATTCACGATTCTGCGTCACAGTTTTTCGGAGCAAGTTTCGTCAGCGGCAATCCGAGCCCTTCTCCAGATTCTGACCAAATGGTGAATTACAAATACCCGGTTGCGATCAACACCATGGGATCTCGAAAGCGCATGAGTCTCGCTCTAAGCTGCGACGATTTTGAGGAGCATGCCGACCGGATTCGCAAGCTTTTGAAGGCGCCCAGCGACATGCCAAAGTCTCTCACAGAGAAGCTGAAAATGGCCTTTGAGCTGGGTGGTGAAGTCAAGACCACTGCCCCCAAGCTGGTCGGCTCCGGACTTTGCCAGGAAGTTGTGATGATGGGGGATGAGGTCGATCTCACCCAGTTCCCAATTCTCACTTGCTGGCCAGAGGATGGCGGCCCTTATGTCACGCTTCCGCTCGTTTTCACTCACGATCCTTCTACCGGCAAGCGAAACGTGGGGATGTACCGAGTGCAGCTTTACGATAAGAACACTTGCGGTATGCACTGGCAGATGCACAAAACCGGCATGCGCCAAATGGAGGATGCGGGCGCGGCTGGTAAGAACAGATTTGAAGTCGCGGTGGTTCTCGGCGGCGATCCTGTTTACAATTTCTGCGCGATCTCCCCGCTTCCCCCTGGGATCGACGAGATGGTTTTTGCCGGATTTTTGCGCCGAGAGAACGTGCGTACGGTCAAATGCAAGACGGTGGATGTCGAAGTCCCTGCCGATGCGGAAATTGTGATCGAAGGGTATGTCGATCCGTCCGAACGGCGTATCGAAGGGCCTTTTGGCGACCATACCGGCTACTACTCTTTGGCAGGCGATTTCCCAGTTTTGCATGTCACAGCGGTCACGATGCGCAAGCAGCCTGTTTGGCCCGCAACGATCGTTGGCATTCCTCCGATGGAAGATGGCTGGATGGGCAAGGCTGTCGAAAGGATCTTCATGCCGATGATTCAACTCACGGTTCCGGAGATTGTAGATATGAACCTACCGGTGGACGCCTGCTTCCACAACGTCGCCTTCATCAGCATCAAAAAGAAGTATCCAGGGCACGCTTATAAGATCATGAATGCGGTTTGGGGCCTCGGGCAGCTTGCGTTCACGAAGATGGTCTTTGTGTTCGACGAAGATACGAACGTGCAAGACATCGGCGAGGTGCTGTTCAGGTTGGGCGCAAACTGCGATCCAATGCGGGACGTGATGATCTCTCGTGGCCCGGTTGATCAACTCGACCACGCCTCTGTGGCTGAAGGATTTGGCGGAAAAATCGGATTCGACTGTACCCACAAGTGGCCAGGCGAGAATGGATTTAGCAGGGATTACCCGAAGCTCATCAAGATGTCCTCTGACGTTAAGTCAAAGATAGATTCGATCTGGGACCAATTGGGGATCTAA
- the prfA gene encoding peptide chain release factor 1 gives MREKLLEIRSKYDAIEAQLMDPEITKDPAEIQRLGKARAELSDFAAVISEYFRAEEELKGAEQMLQDPEMKELAYEEIPVLKEKLAQFEDQLKLMLIPKDPNDSKDVIVEIRPAAGGDEAGLFANEMFRLYLRYAERRRWKTEVIDLEEDGMGSINRVTFKIDGQGAYSQLKFESGVHRVQRVPATESSGRTHTSTVTVAVLPEVDDVDVEVRDEDLEISTFRSSSAGGQHVQKNETAIRIIHKPTGVVVTCQDERSQQQNKLRALSVLRAKLYQAEQERIAKERGDLRRGQIGSGDRSEKIRTYNFNQNRITDHRIGKDVHNMIGFMDGDIQDMLDALIQDDQARLLAESNAN, from the coding sequence ATGAGGGAGAAGCTGTTAGAGATTCGATCGAAATATGACGCCATCGAAGCTCAATTGATGGACCCCGAAATCACCAAGGATCCCGCAGAAATCCAGCGACTCGGCAAGGCTCGCGCCGAGCTTTCAGATTTTGCAGCTGTTATCTCCGAATACTTCCGTGCTGAGGAAGAACTCAAAGGGGCCGAGCAAATGCTCCAAGACCCTGAAATGAAAGAGCTCGCCTACGAGGAGATTCCTGTCCTCAAGGAGAAGCTGGCTCAGTTCGAAGATCAGCTCAAACTGATGCTGATCCCAAAGGACCCAAACGACTCGAAGGACGTGATCGTCGAAATTCGTCCCGCTGCTGGGGGCGACGAAGCCGGATTGTTTGCAAACGAGATGTTCCGGTTGTACTTGCGCTACGCAGAACGGCGACGATGGAAAACAGAGGTGATCGATCTCGAGGAAGATGGCATGGGTTCCATCAACCGAGTCACGTTCAAAATTGATGGGCAAGGCGCCTACAGCCAACTGAAGTTCGAGAGTGGAGTCCACCGAGTTCAGCGTGTGCCTGCCACCGAATCCAGCGGACGCACGCACACTTCAACAGTCACCGTCGCCGTTTTGCCCGAGGTGGATGATGTCGATGTTGAAGTCCGCGATGAAGACCTCGAGATTTCGACTTTTCGGTCGAGTAGCGCCGGCGGTCAGCACGTTCAAAAGAACGAAACCGCGATCCGTATCATCCACAAGCCTACCGGAGTAGTCGTCACCTGCCAAGACGAGCGCAGTCAGCAGCAAAACAAGCTCCGCGCATTATCCGTGTTGCGCGCCAAGCTTTACCAAGCCGAACAAGAGCGGATCGCAAAAGAACGCGGCGATCTGCGACGAGGGCAAATCGGCTCGGGTGATCGAAGCGAGAAGATTCGGACATACAATTTCAATCAGAACCGAATCACCGATCATCGAATCGGCAAGGACGTTCACAACATGATCGGGTTCATGGACGGCGATATTCAAGACATGCTGGACGCCTTGATCCAGGACGACCAGGCGCGACTGCTCGCTGAAAGCAATGCGAATTAA
- the sdhA gene encoding succinate dehydrogenase (quinone) flavoprotein subunit: MSGAPRKVIVVGGGLAGLMTTLKLAEAGVKVQLFSIVPVKRSHSVCAQGGINGAVNLRGEGDSPYLHFEDTITGGDFLNHQPPVMYMAERAPAIIFLLDRMGVPFNRTAEGLLSFRRFGGTLKHRTAHAGATTGQQLLYALDEQVRRYEAMNLVEKREGYEFLGVIKDGQGKCRGITAQNLKTMAVEAFAADAVVIASGGNGVIFGKTTNSVINTGSPVSICYQQGAVYGNPEMVQIHPTAIPGEDKCRLMSESVRGEGGRLWVPRDPMDARNPVDIPEPDRWYFCEELDPVYGNLLSRDLVSFIIYCICRIGKGIQGREQVYLDITQLHTSRGGPWSREIINDKLEGVLEIYEKFMRVDPINNPMKIYPAQHYTMGGLWVDYEKGHEGALDINSHRNQMTNIPGLYAAGECEYQYHGANRLGANALLSCLTGGELTAHGVSAYLKSMDVSHADLDSSVIEAHRAEKQAEYDGFARSNGSENAYAVAADLNDVVWNNCGIWRTQKDLESAREKLVEIADRATRCNLIDDAGWSNQAIPFARSLKHMIIQSQAIVEGAIHRQESRGAHFKMDTPERDDNKWLVTTKATYDTGKVNLDFSEKVECSYIDPRPRKYKINQIKVVHQVMGEDYLATGKPSSKMGQPADKAGV; the protein is encoded by the coding sequence ATGAGTGGAGCACCGCGAAAGGTCATCGTTGTTGGCGGAGGGCTTGCAGGCCTGATGACGACTCTCAAGCTTGCCGAAGCTGGCGTAAAAGTCCAGCTTTTTTCTATTGTGCCCGTAAAACGTAGTCATAGCGTTTGTGCGCAAGGCGGTATCAATGGCGCCGTGAACCTTCGCGGAGAAGGCGATTCGCCCTACCTCCATTTCGAGGACACGATCACCGGCGGCGACTTTTTGAATCACCAGCCTCCTGTAATGTACATGGCTGAGCGCGCCCCCGCAATCATCTTTTTGCTCGACCGAATGGGGGTTCCATTCAATCGTACGGCTGAGGGTCTGCTCTCGTTCCGGCGATTCGGCGGCACCTTGAAGCACCGCACGGCGCACGCAGGCGCGACGACGGGTCAGCAGTTGCTGTACGCCTTGGATGAGCAGGTGCGCCGATACGAGGCCATGAATTTGGTCGAAAAGCGCGAGGGCTACGAATTCCTGGGCGTGATCAAGGATGGTCAAGGCAAGTGCCGTGGAATCACTGCGCAGAATCTGAAAACCATGGCTGTCGAAGCGTTCGCAGCTGATGCCGTGGTGATTGCAAGCGGTGGCAACGGTGTGATTTTCGGCAAGACCACCAACTCGGTGATCAACACTGGCTCGCCAGTTTCGATTTGCTATCAGCAAGGCGCAGTTTACGGAAATCCGGAAATGGTGCAGATTCACCCGACGGCCATTCCAGGCGAAGACAAGTGCCGATTGATGTCTGAATCGGTTCGTGGTGAAGGCGGCCGGCTATGGGTACCTCGCGACCCGATGGATGCCAGAAATCCTGTCGACATTCCCGAGCCAGATCGGTGGTATTTCTGCGAAGAACTCGATCCGGTCTACGGCAACCTTCTCAGCCGGGACCTCGTCAGCTTCATCATTTACTGCATCTGCCGAATCGGAAAGGGAATTCAGGGCCGAGAACAGGTCTATTTGGACATCACGCAACTTCACACGAGCCGAGGCGGGCCATGGTCGCGCGAGATCATCAACGACAAGCTCGAAGGCGTGCTGGAAATCTATGAGAAGTTCATGCGTGTGGACCCGATCAACAACCCGATGAAGATCTACCCGGCGCAGCACTACACGATGGGCGGTCTTTGGGTCGACTATGAAAAGGGTCACGAAGGGGCGCTGGATATCAACAGCCACCGAAACCAGATGACCAATATCCCGGGCCTTTATGCCGCTGGCGAATGTGAATACCAGTACCACGGCGCAAACCGATTGGGCGCAAACGCATTGTTGAGTTGCTTGACAGGTGGTGAACTCACAGCTCACGGCGTCTCCGCCTATCTCAAGAGCATGGATGTTTCGCACGCTGATCTAGATTCCAGCGTTATTGAGGCGCACCGTGCCGAGAAGCAAGCCGAGTACGATGGTTTTGCCCGGTCGAATGGCTCAGAGAATGCATATGCGGTTGCCGCCGACCTCAACGATGTCGTGTGGAACAACTGCGGCATCTGGCGAACTCAAAAGGACTTGGAATCTGCGCGTGAGAAGTTGGTTGAAATCGCAGATCGCGCGACTCGCTGCAACCTGATCGACGATGCCGGTTGGTCCAACCAAGCGATCCCGTTTGCAAGGAGTCTCAAGCACATGATCATCCAGTCGCAAGCGATCGTCGAAGGTGCGATTCACCGACAGGAATCCCGCGGGGCGCACTTCAAGATGGATACGCCAGAGCGCGATGACAACAAGTGGCTGGTGACTACCAAAGCAACTTACGACACCGGCAAAGTCAATCTCGACTTTAGCGAAAAGGTCGAATGCAGCTACATCGATCCGCGGCCACGAAAGTACAAGATCAACCAGATCAAGGTTGTGCATCAAGTCATGGGCGAGGATTACTTAGCAACAGGCAAGCCCTCCTCAAAAATGGGGCAGCCAGCGGACAAAGCTGGAGTCTAG